From the Mycoplasmatota bacterium genome, one window contains:
- a CDS encoding translation initiation factor IF-2 N-terminal domain-containing protein has translation MKIYEYARNRNIKSKDVVKKLHELGFKHVKNHLSLVPEKLIDELDTIDFEKKVKEIKKESKTIVLIAMECSPFISKGLGDMVQNKIKFNQLKGNKTIVIMPKYHFDSQLLDGVLELNISVNHQNKIGKVYKTTYEHSDYYLVDSDYFNRSEVYGYPDDAERFAFLAKASIQTIKKLDQTVDVINVHDWPLGLFPLLFNDILKEELKETQIEFSAYGSTYQGIYGLEVLTDIYELDRKYYDDHTVEYANSVNFLKTGLVTADRIDINKVALYDLKNSYLKDFVYDNM, from the coding sequence TTGAAAATATATGAATACGCTAGAAATAGAAATATTAAAAGTAAAGATGTGGTTAAAAAATTACATGAGTTAGGATTTAAACATGTTAAAAATCATTTATCACTGGTTCCTGAAAAATTGATAGATGAATTAGATACAATAGATTTTGAAAAAAAAGTAAAAGAAATAAAAAAAGAATCAAAAACGATTGTTTTAATAGCGATGGAATGTTCCCCTTTTATCTCAAAAGGATTAGGGGATATGGTACAGAATAAAATAAAATTTAATCAATTAAAGGGAAATAAAACAATTGTTATTATGCCTAAATATCATTTTGATAGTCAATTATTAGATGGTGTTCTTGAACTTAATATAAGTGTTAATCATCAAAATAAAATAGGTAAAGTTTATAAAACAACTTATGAACATAGTGATTATTATTTGGTTGATAGTGATTATTTTAATCGTAGTGAAGTATATGGTTATCCAGATGATGCAGAACGTTTTGCTTTTTTAGCGAAAGCATCCATTCAAACGATTAAAAAGCTTGATCAAACCGTTGATGTGATTAATGTTCATGATTGGCCACTGGGTTTGTTTCCACTATTATTTAATGATATTCTAAAAGAAGAATTAAAAGAAACTCAAATTGAATTTTCTGCTTACGGATCTACTTATCAAGGAATCTATGGTTTAGAAGTATTAACAGATATTTATGAGTTAGATCGAAAATATTATGATGACCATACCGTTGAATATGCAAATAGTGTTAATTTTTTAAAAACAGGACTTGTAACAGCTGATAGGATAGATATTAATAAAGTTGCCTTATATGATTTAAAAAATAGTTATTTAAAAGATTTTGTATATGATAATATGTAA
- a CDS encoding aminopeptidase P family protein has product MDRNLVIKNRDKLLSQMKDNSLLVLFAGKAPHRSADQAYQFTPNRNFYYVTGIKREEFILLIRKYKGKTNTQLFITKPNPDIEKWTGIRMRVEEAKEVSGIQNISFIESFPTLFEQITGSGYFENIYLDTEYHENTFLNGLSFSEHINKHYPHFKISNANYIIHDLRTIKEKEEIQYIKKAIEITKHGIEAIMKNSRSGIYEKQLEAYFDFEIKYHMADSCSFKTIMANGKNATILHYEENDHILEDGNLVLFDLGAEFEHYCSDITRTIPVNGKFTPRQKEVYESVLRVNEAIIKIIKPGLIYKDFLDTAKNMLAEECIKLGLIKDKKDVGKYYYHGVGHFLGLDVHDVGRRDFLERKFEPGMVLTVEPGLYIAEEGIGIRIEDDVLVTEDGYENLSKDIIKSVEDIERLMNS; this is encoded by the coding sequence ATGGATAGAAATTTAGTTATTAAAAACCGAGATAAATTACTTTCTCAAATGAAAGATAATTCATTACTTGTTTTATTTGCAGGTAAAGCACCTCATAGAAGTGCTGACCAAGCTTATCAATTTACACCTAATCGTAATTTTTATTATGTTACAGGTATAAAACGTGAAGAATTTATTTTACTTATCAGAAAATATAAAGGTAAAACCAATACGCAATTATTCATCACAAAACCAAATCCAGATATTGAAAAATGGACAGGGATTAGAATGCGTGTTGAAGAAGCAAAAGAGGTATCAGGGATTCAAAATATTAGTTTTATTGAGTCATTTCCAACCTTGTTCGAACAAATTACAGGTTCTGGATATTTTGAAAATATTTATTTGGATACTGAATACCATGAAAACACCTTCTTAAATGGTCTATCATTTTCTGAACATATAAATAAACATTATCCACATTTTAAAATATCAAATGCTAATTATATCATTCATGATCTTCGAACAATTAAAGAAAAAGAAGAAATTCAATATATAAAGAAAGCAATTGAGATAACAAAACACGGAATAGAAGCCATTATGAAAAATTCTAGAAGTGGTATTTATGAAAAACAATTAGAGGCTTATTTTGATTTCGAAATAAAATATCATATGGCTGATAGCTGCTCATTTAAAACCATTATGGCAAATGGTAAAAATGCGACCATTTTGCATTATGAAGAAAATGATCATATTTTAGAAGATGGGAATTTAGTCTTATTTGATTTAGGGGCTGAATTCGAGCATTACTGTTCTGATATTACACGTACTATTCCTGTTAATGGAAAATTTACTCCTCGTCAAAAAGAAGTCTATGAAAGTGTCTTAAGAGTCAATGAAGCAATCATTAAGATCATTAAACCAGGTTTAATTTATAAAGATTTCTTAGATACAGCAAAAAACATGTTGGCAGAAGAATGTATTAAGTTAGGATTAATTAAAGATAAAAAAGATGTAGGAAAATACTATTATCATGGTGTGGGTCATTTCTTAGGACTTGATGTACATGATGTTGGAAGAAGAGACTTTTTGGAACGAAAATTTGAACCAGGTATGGTATTAACCGTTGAACCAGGTTTATATATCGCTGAAGAAGGTATTGGCATTAGAATTGAAGATGATGTTCTAGTAACTGAAGATGGATATGAAAACTTATCAAAGGACATTATTAAAAGTGTAGAAGATATTGAAAGGCTTATGAATAGTTAA
- a CDS encoding phospho-sugar mutase: MNWKKQYNHWIDYPNLENNLRKQLSQMTSQALEEAFYTDLQFGTGGMRGEVGPGTNRMNIYTIRKANVGFAQYLSNHFPNSQDRGIVIAYDNRHFSSEFAIESAKVMATYGIKTYLFDGIRPTPELSFAVRHLNAIGGIVVTASHNPPQYNGYKIYDENGCQLVPHLADEVIKNVNNIQNIFSIHIEEEKDLRNKGLIVTIGKAVDDAYIEKVKGIQLNKDMDKSNIKIVFTPLHGTANIPAQRVLSECGYSQVYPVKSQCVPDPNFSTVKFPNPEDGDAFQLAIEQGELVDADILIATDPDADRVGLAVKNHQNEYILLTGNQTGAILLSYILSQRKQQGTLPNKGVVFNTIVTSSFGAEIAKKYGLEVESTLTGFKFIGEKAKEIENTDKTFVFGYEESYGYLIADFVRDKDSIQSVLMCCEAANYYKQQNKTLYDVLLELYEEYGYYIESLVNISLKGIEGQEKIKQILTDFRQNRPENVSGQKVIVVEDYLEGKRYDTNGISLLTLPKSNVIKFTLEDGSWFVLRPSGTEPKLKIYVGVTSEDKQESENKNNQIKQYVLDRIEKLS, from the coding sequence ATGAACTGGAAGAAACAATACAATCATTGGATAGATTATCCAAATCTAGAAAATAATTTGCGAAAACAATTATCTCAAATGACTAGTCAAGCATTAGAAGAGGCATTTTATACAGATTTACAATTTGGAACAGGTGGCATGCGCGGTGAAGTTGGCCCTGGTACAAATCGAATGAACATATATACTATTAGAAAAGCAAATGTTGGATTTGCCCAATATTTATCAAATCATTTTCCAAACAGTCAAGACCGTGGAATTGTAATTGCCTATGATAATCGACATTTTTCAAGTGAATTTGCGATTGAAAGTGCAAAAGTGATGGCCACTTATGGTATTAAAACTTATTTATTTGATGGCATACGACCAACCCCAGAATTATCTTTTGCGGTACGCCATTTAAACGCCATTGGTGGAATTGTTGTGACTGCAAGTCATAATCCACCACAATATAATGGTTATAAAATATATGATGAGAATGGATGTCAATTGGTTCCTCATTTAGCTGATGAAGTCATAAAAAATGTCAATAACATTCAAAATATTTTTTCAATTCACATCGAGGAAGAAAAAGACCTAAGAAACAAAGGGCTAATTGTTACTATAGGGAAAGCGGTTGATGATGCTTATATTGAGAAAGTAAAAGGAATTCAACTTAATAAGGATATGGATAAATCGAATATTAAAATTGTCTTTACTCCACTCCATGGGACGGCAAATATTCCAGCTCAACGAGTTTTATCAGAATGTGGATATTCACAAGTTTATCCTGTCAAAAGTCAATGTGTACCAGATCCTAACTTTTCTACAGTAAAATTTCCTAATCCTGAAGACGGAGATGCCTTTCAACTAGCAATTGAACAAGGTGAATTGGTGGATGCTGATATTTTAATCGCAACAGACCCAGATGCTGACCGCGTTGGATTAGCTGTTAAGAATCATCAAAATGAGTATATATTATTGACTGGTAATCAAACAGGTGCTATTTTACTAAGTTATATATTATCTCAACGAAAACAACAGGGTACATTACCAAATAAAGGTGTTGTTTTTAATACGATTGTAACTTCTAGTTTTGGTGCTGAAATAGCTAAAAAATATGGTCTAGAAGTTGAGTCTACATTAACTGGATTTAAATTCATTGGTGAAAAAGCAAAAGAAATTGAGAATACAGATAAAACATTTGTCTTTGGATACGAAGAATCTTATGGCTATTTAATCGCTGATTTTGTCCGTGATAAGGATTCTATACAGTCAGTATTAATGTGTTGTGAAGCTGCAAATTATTATAAACAACAAAATAAAACTTTATATGATGTATTATTAGAATTGTATGAAGAATATGGTTATTATATAGAATCTCTAGTTAATATTTCTTTAAAAGGAATCGAAGGTCAAGAGAAAATTAAACAAATATTAACTGATTTTAGACAAAATAGACCTGAAAATGTATCTGGTCAAAAAGTTATTGTAGTAGAAGACTATTTAGAAGGAAAACGATATGATACAAATGGTATTTCATTACTTACTTTACCTAAATCAAATGTGATTAAATTTACTTTAGAAGATGGTTCTTGGTTTGTTTTAAGACCATCTGGGACTGAACCAAAACTTAAAATCTATGTTGGTGTCACAAGTGAGGACAAACAAGAAAGTGAAAACAAAAATAATCAGATTAAACAGTATGTTTTAGATCGAATTGAAAAATTAAGTTAA
- the acpP gene encoding acyl carrier protein: MIFEQVQAIVAEKLSLDVDKVKLDSNLQEDFGADSLDAVEIIMSVEDAFDIEVGDDILMNIKTVKDIVDFIEKVK; this comes from the coding sequence ATGATTTTTGAACAAGTACAGGCTATTGTAGCTGAGAAACTTAGTTTAGATGTAGATAAGGTTAAATTAGATTCAAATCTACAAGAAGATTTTGGGGCTGATTCATTAGATGCTGTTGAAATTATCATGTCAGTTGAAGATGCATTTGATATTGAAGTAGGGGATGATATTTTAATGAATATTAAAACAGTAAAAGATATTGTCGATTTTATCGAAAAAGTGAAGTAA
- a CDS encoding C40 family peptidase yields the protein MLGLISSPIAKLGNKAHKSSERLDEVLYGSSVEILNEENSYFYIKSFYHYKGYVKKEDVTLIKRPINHIHEYNGILVKHFVDILDQPNVKSLPIISLPRGSYIKIIPEDIENGFQAVELINKQKGYIKKDCFRYRNILNRIQNEDILRKNLVSNAMMYLGSQYRWGGKTILGIDCSGLCHMSYLLTEMHICRDAILNNELINQYHMRRINKEDLKMGDLIYTPGHIMMYIGNEQYIHSSSITSGVTINSLQEDNSNYISKYAQNITDCVTLF from the coding sequence ATGCTTGGCTTAATTTCTTCACCAATTGCCAAATTAGGGAATAAAGCTCATAAATCTAGTGAGAGATTAGATGAAGTTTTATATGGTTCTTCTGTTGAAATACTAAATGAAGAAAACTCCTATTTCTATATTAAATCTTTCTATCATTATAAAGGTTATGTTAAAAAAGAGGATGTTACTCTTATTAAACGACCAATTAACCATATCCATGAATATAATGGAATCTTAGTTAAGCACTTTGTTGATATTTTAGATCAACCAAACGTTAAAAGTTTACCCATTATAAGTTTACCTAGAGGTTCATATATTAAGATTATTCCTGAAGATATAGAAAATGGATTTCAAGCAGTAGAACTAATCAATAAGCAAAAAGGATACATAAAAAAGGATTGTTTTAGATACCGTAATATATTAAATCGAATTCAAAATGAGGATATCTTAAGAAAAAATCTCGTTAGCAATGCGATGATGTATTTAGGAAGTCAATATCGTTGGGGTGGGAAAACAATCTTAGGGATTGATTGTAGTGGTTTATGTCATATGAGTTATTTATTAACAGAGATGCATATATGTCGAGATGCCATTTTAAATAATGAATTAATAAACCAATACCATATGAGAAGAATAAACAAAGAAGATTTAAAAATGGGAGATTTAATTTATACCCCAGGACATATCATGATGTATATTGGTAATGAACAATACATTCATTCATCATCTATCACATCAGGTGTTACCATCAACTCTCTTCAAGAAGATAATTCTAATTATATCTCTAAATATGCACAGAATATCACTGATTGTGTAACCCTATTTTAA
- a CDS encoding trypsin-like peptidase domain-containing protein: MKKLFLVITIALILTGCSIPIETEVSSNTTTTDNLAQLSEEDLNNIKQQIMDELRQEIQNEYSQHLTETEIMIINSVKANARAVLGVSNFKLTEDVYNEASSGSGVIYKHTLDKNEYYMITNEHVVKDADKLSVVLADNTYIDAELIGADAITDLAVIKFTSSVSFPVVEIADSDELQIGQFAIAIGNPLGYEYYGSVTSGIVSGLSRDMAIDYDEDHVIDWYATLIQHDAAISPGNSGGGLFDISGKLIGINNMKIVENTVSNIGFAIPSNTVKYIINQLELNGEVERPSLGIIGSGVANIIQNNNNIEAGVYVGEIVELPEGITTGVLVSSIVDNSSASNSGLQEGDIILKYNDVEIITFDDLRLQLANAKVGDQVTLTVYRNGDSIPITLTLKQRPNV; this comes from the coding sequence ATGAAGAAATTATTTTTAGTTATCACAATAGCTTTAATTTTAACAGGATGTTCAATACCTATTGAAACTGAGGTATCTTCTAACACGACAACAACAGATAATTTGGCTCAATTAAGTGAAGAAGACCTTAATAACATTAAACAACAAATTATGGATGAGTTAAGACAAGAAATACAAAATGAATATTCACAACACTTAACTGAAACTGAAATTATGATTATTAATTCCGTTAAAGCAAATGCTAGAGCTGTTTTAGGCGTATCAAATTTTAAATTAACTGAAGATGTATATAATGAAGCTTCAAGTGGCTCTGGAGTTATTTATAAACACACTTTAGATAAGAATGAATATTATATGATCACAAATGAGCATGTTGTTAAAGATGCTGACAAATTAAGTGTTGTTTTAGCTGATAATACGTATATCGATGCAGAATTAATAGGTGCTGATGCGATAACAGATTTAGCAGTTATAAAATTTACTTCATCAGTTAGTTTTCCTGTGGTAGAAATTGCTGATTCTGATGAACTTCAAATCGGACAATTTGCAATAGCGATTGGAAATCCATTAGGTTATGAATATTATGGTTCTGTAACTTCTGGAATTGTCTCAGGGTTATCAAGAGATATGGCGATTGATTATGATGAAGATCATGTTATTGATTGGTATGCAACGCTTATTCAACACGATGCAGCTATTAGCCCAGGAAATAGTGGTGGTGGATTATTTGATATATCTGGTAAATTAATAGGTATTAATAATATGAAAATTGTGGAGAATACAGTAAGTAATATAGGATTTGCGATTCCATCTAATACTGTGAAATATATTATTAATCAACTTGAATTAAATGGTGAAGTTGAAAGACCATCGTTAGGAATCATTGGTAGTGGTGTAGCGAATATAATTCAAAATAATAATAATATAGAAGCAGGAGTATATGTAGGGGAAATAGTTGAGCTTCCAGAGGGAATTACTACTGGCGTACTGGTTAGTTCGATTGTTGATAACTCAAGTGCTTCTAATAGTGGCTTACAAGAAGGAGATATTATTCTTAAGTATAATGATGTTGAGATCATCACATTTGATGATTTAAGATTACAACTAGCTAACGCTAAAGTTGGCGACCAAGTTACATTAACTGTTTATCGTAATGGAGATTCTATACCAATTACCCTTACATTAAAACAAAGACCAAATGTATAA
- a CDS encoding flavodoxin family protein: protein MKVQVVSFSGRNKGNCSSLMNLIRDHYSNENVSTINVRDLIIHECSGCEYECMENVCPFIKDDLFSLFEITKEFDYLIWLVPMYCGNPSSLYFKVNERSQCYWMKDEKYYNHFASKLFIIGIGNGEVVSTFKNVLSLPFECQDINKHVMILSPHDYKLNSIVDLLVDVISVKNQILKFIPTIPSKK, encoded by the coding sequence ATGAAGGTTCAAGTAGTATCATTTAGTGGAAGAAATAAAGGAAATTGTTCTTCGTTAATGAATCTTATAAGAGACCATTATTCTAATGAAAATGTTTCAACTATTAATGTTAGAGATTTAATCATTCATGAATGTAGTGGTTGTGAATATGAGTGCATGGAAAATGTATGTCCATTTATTAAGGACGATTTATTTTCCTTATTTGAGATCACCAAAGAATTTGATTATTTGATTTGGTTAGTACCTATGTATTGTGGTAACCCTTCATCATTATACTTTAAAGTTAATGAAAGAAGTCAGTGCTATTGGATGAAGGATGAAAAATATTATAACCATTTTGCCAGTAAGTTATTTATTATTGGTATAGGAAATGGAGAAGTTGTTTCTACATTTAAAAATGTTTTATCACTTCCTTTCGAATGCCAAGATATTAATAAACATGTTATGATTTTATCACCTCATGATTATAAACTAAATTCAATTGTAGATTTATTAGTTGATGTTATATCTGTAAAGAATCAAATATTAAAATTTATACCCACAATACCCAGTAAAAAATAA
- a CDS encoding ATP-dependent DNA ligase, which produces MTDNVFDCRLARPMLLTDGEPFDSIDYIYELKLDGIRCLAYLNDKTDIRNKRNKNVTSLYPELIDIHKQVSKRCILDGELIVVVNGVPDFFDIQRRSLMTNAFKIELASKSKPVHFVVYDIIYFEDHEIIEKPLIERKKLLKEVVQENEKIVISRFIEEKGIDFYHLVEKQNLEGIVAKKKTSLYYYGKRSTDWVKVKKMFDEDFVICGYVKDENTGGIKSVVLGAYRGDNLIYQGHVALGISKEDAKIILKFAIKNPSNCPFEMDKSKQNEIWIKPELVCIVKYMMRTHTNSLRQPVFKGLRDDKASIECQV; this is translated from the coding sequence ATGACAGACAACGTTTTTGACTGTAGATTAGCAAGACCAATGCTTCTAACAGATGGTGAACCATTTGATTCAATTGATTATATATATGAATTAAAGCTTGATGGAATCCGTTGTTTAGCTTATTTAAATGACAAAACAGATATACGTAATAAACGCAATAAAAATGTTACTTCTCTGTATCCTGAATTAATAGATATTCATAAACAAGTTTCAAAGAGATGTATACTAGATGGTGAATTAATCGTAGTAGTTAATGGTGTTCCTGATTTTTTTGATATACAAAGAAGAAGTTTAATGACTAATGCATTCAAAATTGAATTAGCAAGTAAAAGTAAACCAGTTCACTTTGTCGTATATGATATTATTTATTTTGAAGACCATGAAATTATTGAAAAACCTTTAATAGAAAGAAAAAAACTTTTGAAAGAAGTCGTACAAGAAAATGAAAAAATAGTTATTTCTAGATTTATTGAAGAAAAAGGAATTGATTTTTATCACCTAGTGGAAAAACAGAACCTTGAAGGGATCGTAGCTAAGAAAAAAACAAGTTTATATTATTATGGTAAAAGATCAACTGACTGGGTTAAAGTGAAAAAAATGTTTGATGAAGATTTTGTGATTTGTGGATATGTTAAAGATGAAAACACAGGTGGAATTAAAAGTGTTGTTTTAGGTGCTTATCGAGGGGATAACTTAATTTATCAAGGTCATGTAGCGCTAGGAATATCTAAAGAAGATGCTAAAATAATATTAAAATTTGCGATTAAAAATCCTAGTAATTGTCCTTTTGAAATGGATAAAAGTAAACAAAATGAAATTTGGATAAAACCAGAATTAGTATGTATTGTTAAATATATGATGCGAACACATACAAATTCATTAAGACAACCTGTATTTAAAGGATTAAGAGATGACAAAGCATCTATTGAATGCCAAGTATAA